The DNA sequence AAAATCAGCGTTCAGCTTATTGCTCATAGCTGACTGCTGATAGCTTAAATTATGTCCGACAAAATACCTATAGTTGAAATAGAGCATGTGTATAAATCCTACTGGCGGGGGAGCCAGGTTGTGCCTGTGCTGCAGGACATTACCTTTGATATCGGTGAAGGTGAATTCCTTGCGCTTATGGGGCCCTCCGGTTCCGGCAAAAGCACACTTTTAAATCTTATTGCAGGTATCGACAAAGTTGATAGCGGAATGATAAGAGTGGGCGGGGCCGATATAACGATCCTGTCGGAGAACGACCTTGCAAAATGGCGTTCTACCCATGTTGGATTTATCTTTCAGTTTTATAATCTGATCCCTGTTTTGACGGCCTTTGAGAATGTGGAACTTCCATTACTCTTGACCCATCTTTCAAAGAGCCAGCGGAAGGAGCATGTGGAGATGGCGCTTAGACTGGTTAATCTTAACGACAGAATGGACC is a window from the Pseudomonadota bacterium genome containing:
- a CDS encoding ABC transporter ATP-binding protein, which gives rise to MSDKIPIVEIEHVYKSYWRGSQVVPVLQDITFDIGEGEFLALMGPSGSGKSTLLNLIAGIDKVDSGMIRVGGADITILSENDLAKWRSTHVGFIFQFYNLIPVLTAFENVELPLLLTHLSKSQRKEHVEMALRLVNLNDRMDHYPGQLSGGQQQRVAIARAMITDPTILVADEPTGDLDRVSAEDIMELMNRLNVESGKTIILVTHDPRAAKKAHLIKHLDKGVLNSQDL